The Thermococcus sp. CX2 genome includes a window with the following:
- a CDS encoding ribonucleoside-triphosphate reductase, giving the protein MEFRDEIIKNLEGEGLWTVITFKTPHGPGVTMEKLSSVVEEAGWKVTFKANWWTADIPYGLIRMDLERDGREKILLGKWILGEDCALIKVENFDLERGKDEFFRMVDSITSTLIHDPVIRTMREQY; this is encoded by the coding sequence ATGGAGTTTAGGGATGAGATAATCAAGAACCTTGAGGGGGAGGGCCTCTGGACGGTTATCACGTTCAAGACTCCCCACGGGCCAGGGGTTACGATGGAAAAGCTAAGCTCGGTCGTTGAGGAGGCTGGATGGAAAGTAACCTTCAAGGCCAACTGGTGGACTGCGGATATACCCTACGGCCTCATCAGGATGGACCTCGAGAGGGACGGAAGGGAGAAGATACTGCTCGGCAAGTGGATACTCGGCGAGGACTGTGCCCTAATCAAAGTGGAGAACTTTGACCTCGAACGCGGAAAGGACGAGTTCTTCCGCATGGTGGACAGCATAACCTCGACCCTCATCCACGACCCCGTGATAAGGACGATGAGGGAGCAGTACTGA
- a CDS encoding OB-fold nucleic acid binding domain-containing protein, with the protein MKKRLPASRVYIKDIIEGYYVKSEGDFEPNYLITKDARKVYRVKVVATVVREPVISDDETYGKLQIDDGTGTIWVLGFRDDTRFIRLVKKGDLVQIIGKVAEWRDDKQILVEGIAKVHPNMWILHRFETLKEKVEHAKKAQIAFEIYDKYGITAKAKVIAKNKGVSEDMLLTIDELYTIMLEQRNLEEELFEEEVEELEEKAEESPELEKAKKAVLDLLNEKKKALSHKFIVKKLSKEFDEELIEEAITQLLAEGEIYEPEIGYYEPL; encoded by the coding sequence ATGAAGAAGCGCCTCCCAGCGAGTAGGGTTTACATAAAGGATATCATAGAGGGATACTACGTCAAGAGCGAGGGCGATTTCGAGCCCAACTACCTGATAACGAAGGACGCGAGGAAAGTCTACCGCGTTAAGGTAGTCGCAACCGTCGTCCGCGAGCCAGTCATAAGCGACGACGAGACCTACGGAAAGCTCCAGATAGACGACGGAACAGGGACGATATGGGTTCTCGGGTTTAGAGACGACACCCGCTTTATAAGGCTCGTGAAGAAGGGCGACCTCGTCCAGATAATCGGCAAGGTTGCTGAATGGCGCGACGACAAGCAGATACTCGTGGAGGGCATAGCTAAGGTCCACCCCAACATGTGGATACTCCACCGCTTCGAGACCCTTAAGGAGAAGGTCGAGCACGCAAAGAAGGCCCAGATAGCCTTTGAGATTTACGACAAGTACGGCATCACGGCGAAGGCCAAGGTGATAGCCAAAAACAAAGGTGTAAGCGAGGACATGCTCCTCACTATAGACGAGCTCTACACCATAATGCTCGAACAGAGAAACCTCGAGGAGGAACTCTTCGAGGAGGAAGTGGAGGAACTAGAGGAGAAGGCAGAAGAGAGCCCAGAGCTGGAGAAGGCCAAGAAGGCTGTCCTCGACCTGCTGAACGAGAAGAAGAAGGCCCTCTCGCACAAGTTCATCGTTAAGAAGCTCTCCAAGGAGTTCGACGAGGAGCTCATCGAAGAGGCCATAACCCAGCTCTTAGCTGAGGGAGAAATCTACGAACCGGAGATAGGCTACTACGAGCCGCTGTGA
- a CDS encoding replication protein RepA yields MEEVRYRRRKPAVERKIGEITEDDTRVALIGKAFKVDKMDYTFWLDDGTGVILIESEENVLPQNGQIVRVIGRVIRNDEGVHIYGEVIQDFSEADLEALEEIRELERKVLPKVESTLAWWSE; encoded by the coding sequence ATGGAGGAGGTTAGGTACAGGCGGCGCAAGCCGGCCGTCGAGAGGAAAATAGGAGAAATAACCGAGGACGACACCCGCGTGGCTCTCATAGGAAAGGCCTTCAAGGTCGACAAGATGGACTACACCTTCTGGCTCGACGACGGAACTGGAGTCATACTTATCGAGAGCGAGGAGAACGTCCTCCCTCAGAACGGTCAAATCGTCAGGGTCATAGGGAGAGTCATAAGGAATGACGAGGGGGTTCACATCTACGGCGAGGTCATACAGGACTTCAGCGAGGCCGATTTGGAAGCCCTCGAGGAGATTAGAGAACTTGAGAGGAAGGTTCTCCCAAAGGTTGAGAGCACGCTCGCGTGGTGGTCAGAATGA
- a CDS encoding OB-fold nucleic acid binding domain-containing protein, which translates to MGVLTKEQIIEMIERQKGLSKDEIEEKIAEIASREGISEHAAALMLAEELGVNLEGREELLHIADLVPGMTNVNIVARILRKYPPREYQRRDGSSGQVANVIIYDSTGKARLVLWDSQVAKYYNELNPGDVIKIIDPSIREGRSGIELHANFRTRIILNPEDPRVEEIPPLEEVRSYNYRRVNIGELMGGERFVEVRGTIARLYRVTVYDACPECRRKVDYEPATDTWVCPEHGEVHPIKITIIDFGLDDSTGYIRTTLFGDDAAELIGKDPEEIAERMRELMEEGLTAKEASRKLAEEEYYYLLGREIVVRGNVVDDKFLGLILKAFGWDEVDYRREISRVRAELKEALKEVL; encoded by the coding sequence ATGGGAGTGCTGACCAAGGAACAAATCATCGAGATGATAGAGAGGCAGAAGGGTCTCTCCAAAGACGAAATCGAAGAGAAGATAGCGGAGATAGCTTCCCGCGAGGGAATTTCCGAGCATGCCGCGGCTTTAATGCTCGCCGAGGAGTTGGGCGTCAACTTGGAGGGGAGAGAAGAGCTCCTTCACATAGCAGATCTCGTTCCCGGGATGACCAACGTGAACATAGTCGCGAGGATACTGAGGAAGTACCCGCCGAGGGAGTACCAGCGGAGGGACGGCTCGAGCGGCCAGGTCGCCAACGTGATAATTTACGACTCCACCGGAAAAGCCAGGCTCGTCCTCTGGGACAGTCAAGTGGCCAAGTACTACAACGAGCTTAACCCGGGAGATGTAATCAAGATTATAGACCCGAGCATCAGGGAGGGCAGGTCCGGAATAGAACTCCATGCCAACTTCAGGACGAGGATAATACTCAATCCAGAGGATCCGCGCGTTGAAGAAATCCCACCGCTCGAAGAGGTGAGGAGCTACAACTACAGGCGCGTCAATATAGGCGAGTTGATGGGCGGTGAAAGGTTCGTTGAGGTTCGCGGAACTATAGCGAGGCTATACCGCGTTACCGTTTACGACGCCTGTCCAGAGTGCAGGAGAAAGGTTGACTACGAGCCCGCAACGGACACCTGGGTGTGCCCCGAGCACGGCGAGGTTCACCCGATAAAGATAACCATCATTGACTTTGGCCTTGACGACTCCACCGGCTACATCAGGACAACTCTCTTCGGGGACGACGCGGCGGAGCTTATCGGAAAGGATCCGGAAGAGATAGCCGAGAGGATGAGGGAGCTCATGGAGGAGGGCTTAACTGCCAAGGAAGCCAGTAGGAAGCTCGCAGAAGAGGAGTACTACTACCTGCTCGGCAGGGAAATAGTGGTCAGGGGCAACGTGGTGGACGACAAGTTCCTCGGGCTAATACTGAAGGCCTTCGGCTGGGACGAGGTGGACTACAGAAGGGAGATAAGCCGGGTGAGGGCCGAGCTGAAGGAGGCCCTCAAGGAGGTGCTGTGA
- the scpB gene encoding SMC-Scp complex subunit ScpB, with translation MGLIEDKALVEAALFVSGRPLSVKELSKALGIKSLDYLEKLIELIAAEYAERKSAIEVVRVLGDKYVMQVKQEYSQKVIHLMPRPDLRTGELKTLALIAYLQPIEQSRLVKLRGSQAYEHIRKLLEMGLIYAEPYERTKLLGTTPKFAELYGFPENDPMIIKEAFKKVVHAEYSDLIEKLEKGEAASEGEE, from the coding sequence ATGGGACTCATAGAAGACAAGGCCCTTGTTGAGGCAGCCCTCTTCGTTTCTGGACGGCCACTGAGCGTTAAAGAACTGTCCAAAGCTTTGGGAATAAAGTCGCTGGATTATCTCGAAAAGCTCATCGAACTTATCGCAGCGGAATATGCAGAGCGGAAGAGTGCAATCGAAGTGGTGCGCGTTCTCGGGGACAAGTACGTGATGCAGGTGAAGCAGGAGTACTCTCAAAAAGTTATCCACCTGATGCCGAGGCCCGATTTGAGGACGGGCGAGCTGAAAACGCTGGCGCTTATAGCTTATCTTCAGCCGATAGAGCAGAGCAGGCTCGTGAAGCTCCGCGGAAGCCAGGCCTACGAGCACATAAGGAAGCTACTGGAGATGGGCCTCATCTATGCGGAACCCTACGAGAGGACAAAGCTCCTCGGAACAACGCCCAAATTTGCTGAGCTCTACGGATTCCCTGAGAACGATCCAATGATAATTAAGGAGGCCTTCAAGAAAGTGGTTCACGCTGAGTACAGCGATTTAATCGAGAAGCTCGAGAAAGGTGAGGCGGCTTCAGAAGGCGAAGAGTAA
- a CDS encoding DUF835 domain-containing protein has product MNKSLLLVGQTLSLLAKLTVSMILLKVYLRSRRRSAFVWFLAWIIAALSIVSDALDILRLIAITEAAFSSMLFLGSLIFLSEELGWNTKHAFIYATPPLIAALYSVALGKDWVSIVGISYGVSAFFVVLSGLFILHASEESFKRAKRAGWMVLLMGLHEMDYPFLRGVDWFAPIGFTLGAILTVLSVYFMACMVLSEEFIKLENPVKANIEPGVKLIPSDEYRKMKEMLREYPALAFVRDVSPPETWRTYFITNTRGENAIHPTNLAKMLELSNRYLREAETHGLNGVIILDGIEYLTIYNGITAVVKFLATLRDMVVVRNGSLLVVVDEAAWEKKEYLTIRRILLGE; this is encoded by the coding sequence ATGAATAAGTCCCTCTTGCTGGTTGGCCAGACCCTCAGTCTGCTTGCAAAGCTGACAGTCTCAATGATTCTCCTCAAAGTCTACCTCCGCTCCCGAAGAAGGTCCGCCTTTGTATGGTTCCTCGCCTGGATAATCGCGGCTCTCAGCATAGTCTCCGACGCCCTGGACATCCTCCGGCTTATAGCAATCACCGAAGCTGCGTTTTCCTCCATGCTATTTCTCGGCTCACTAATATTTCTCTCCGAGGAGCTCGGCTGGAATACCAAACACGCCTTCATATATGCCACTCCCCCCCTGATCGCCGCCCTGTACAGTGTGGCCTTAGGCAAGGACTGGGTTTCCATAGTGGGCATCTCCTACGGTGTCTCTGCTTTCTTTGTTGTCCTATCTGGACTATTCATACTGCACGCCAGCGAGGAGAGCTTCAAGAGAGCCAAAAGGGCTGGGTGGATGGTTCTTCTGATGGGACTTCACGAGATGGATTATCCCTTCCTCAGGGGTGTGGATTGGTTCGCCCCGATAGGCTTCACATTGGGGGCCATACTTACGGTTCTCTCAGTATACTTCATGGCCTGCATGGTGCTTTCCGAAGAGTTCATCAAGCTGGAGAATCCGGTAAAGGCCAACATCGAGCCCGGAGTCAAGCTGATTCCCAGTGATGAATACCGCAAGATGAAAGAGATGCTTAGGGAATACCCGGCCTTAGCTTTTGTCAGGGATGTATCCCCTCCAGAAACGTGGAGAACGTACTTCATCACCAACACAAGGGGGGAGAACGCAATTCACCCCACGAACCTGGCCAAAATGCTCGAGCTTTCTAACAGGTACCTGCGCGAGGCAGAGACGCATGGACTCAACGGCGTCATAATACTAGACGGCATCGAGTATCTAACGATATACAACGGTATCACCGCAGTTGTGAAGTTCCTGGCGACCCTTAGAGATATGGTCGTAGTTAGAAACGGCTCCCTCTTAGTGGTGGTCGACGAGGCAGCCTGGGAGAAGAAGGAGTACCTCACCATCAGGAGAATTCTCCTTGGGGAGTAA
- a CDS encoding protein-L-isoaspartate(D-aspartate) O-methyltransferase, whose translation MQDKLYRRWVRTVDALVREGIIKSDKVKQAFLKVPRYFFVLPGHAKWAHVDEPLPIPAGQTISAPHMVAIMLELAQLEEGMNVLEIGTGSGWNTALIAEIIKTEVYTVERIPELAEFARKNLEKAGYADKVHIIIGDGTKGFPPKAPYDRIIVTAGAPKVPEPLIEQLKPGGKLIIPVGKYHLWQELYEVTRLEDGSVKTTRHGGVAFVPLIGEHGWEG comes from the coding sequence ATGCAGGACAAGCTCTACCGCAGGTGGGTCAGGACCGTCGATGCCCTCGTAAGGGAGGGCATTATAAAGAGTGATAAGGTTAAGCAGGCTTTTCTTAAAGTTCCGAGGTACTTCTTTGTTCTTCCTGGGCACGCCAAGTGGGCCCACGTTGATGAGCCCCTTCCCATTCCAGCGGGTCAGACCATCAGCGCTCCACACATGGTTGCCATAATGCTTGAGCTCGCCCAGCTTGAGGAGGGCATGAACGTCCTTGAGATAGGCACCGGAAGCGGCTGGAACACGGCTTTAATAGCTGAGATCATTAAGACCGAGGTTTACACCGTTGAGAGGATCCCCGAACTCGCGGAGTTTGCCAGAAAGAACCTTGAGAAGGCCGGCTACGCCGATAAAGTCCACATCATTATCGGCGACGGTACGAAAGGCTTTCCTCCCAAAGCACCCTACGACAGGATAATCGTTACAGCGGGGGCGCCTAAAGTCCCTGAACCGCTGATAGAACAGCTCAAGCCGGGAGGGAAGCTCATAATTCCAGTTGGGAAATACCACCTATGGCAGGAGCTCTATGAGGTTACAAGGCTCGAGGACGGAAGCGTAAAGACCACAAGGCATGGTGGGGTGGCTTTCGTTCCCCTTATAGGCGAGCACGGCTGGGAGGGGTAG
- a CDS encoding HAD-IB family phosphatase, whose product MVRLIAFDLEGTLVKSVSSWVELHKKFGTWEKGKEYAERFFAGEFDYATWAELDALLWRGHTREEIMEWANSVEYMDGAWELIEFLKENDFKIAILSSGLMCLAGRIASELGVDYVFANELIFDENGFVTGKVKSVVDFESKGRILEELKKEFNPELTVAVGDGHNDLSMFRVADVSIAINPHEGVEGDHNVESLHEVMEIIKGLLE is encoded by the coding sequence ATGGTGAGACTGATTGCATTTGACCTTGAGGGAACGCTTGTTAAATCCGTCTCCAGCTGGGTGGAGCTTCATAAGAAGTTCGGAACATGGGAGAAGGGAAAGGAATACGCTGAGCGCTTCTTCGCTGGGGAGTTTGACTACGCAACGTGGGCAGAGCTCGACGCTTTGCTCTGGAGGGGCCATACAAGGGAGGAGATAATGGAGTGGGCTAACTCTGTGGAGTACATGGATGGTGCATGGGAGCTCATCGAATTTCTAAAGGAGAACGACTTCAAAATAGCGATACTGAGCAGCGGACTGATGTGCCTCGCGGGAAGGATAGCCAGCGAACTCGGCGTTGATTACGTCTTCGCCAACGAGCTGATTTTTGATGAGAACGGCTTCGTCACCGGAAAGGTAAAGTCTGTAGTGGATTTCGAGAGCAAGGGGAGAATTTTGGAGGAGCTAAAGAAGGAGTTCAACCCGGAGCTGACTGTTGCGGTCGGCGACGGCCACAACGACCTCAGCATGTTCCGCGTTGCCGATGTCAGCATTGCTATAAACCCGCACGAGGGAGTTGAGGGCGACCACAACGTCGAGAGCCTGCACGAGGTCATGGAGATAATCAAGGGGCTCCTCGAGTGA
- a CDS encoding A24 family peptidase C-terminal domain-containing protein gives MDISIPLLVGLISGILTSYTDLKSGFILDSHVFPTLEIIERLRGKKEETSEFGIISKIVVPATEIGVLYYLYQGIKAGDVPLALSGIIGFFIGLALGVILYIIGAWASGDVVILAGFSALLPYPPATASVVPPYALTYPVYPLSILFNSIIAVFPFIFLYSFGVIIARKKFSELKEILTGGARLTVEVALWITAALGLQIVLYDTTGTVFGGLLGWAFTFIVVVALGRARKFGDAFGLLVLGYLLYLDPRMALWIFARLLAVIYLFKVFFSTVKFMRTEVLMEEVPVEELEEWDILGETIFEKNGQIGRDRTDAFVRLKISLLTANLEVLRPDYGRVIASPTAEGLKKEQIEELKRLVEEGKLENRFLRKKAMPFAPALFIGFLIAYFWGDIFWWIQLKIAGL, from the coding sequence ATGGACATCTCGATACCCCTTCTTGTCGGGCTTATCTCGGGTATTCTAACCTCCTACACAGATCTGAAGTCCGGCTTTATCCTCGATTCCCACGTCTTTCCAACCCTTGAAATCATCGAGAGGCTGAGAGGGAAAAAGGAGGAAACGTCTGAATTCGGAATTATCTCGAAGATCGTCGTTCCTGCAACGGAGATAGGAGTGTTGTACTATCTCTACCAGGGAATTAAAGCCGGAGACGTTCCCTTGGCTCTCTCCGGAATTATCGGCTTCTTCATCGGCCTTGCCCTTGGAGTCATCCTCTACATCATCGGCGCCTGGGCGAGCGGCGACGTGGTTATCCTCGCCGGCTTCTCGGCCCTCCTGCCGTATCCACCGGCTACAGCATCGGTGGTTCCCCCCTACGCCCTGACCTACCCGGTGTATCCCCTCTCAATACTCTTCAACAGCATCATCGCAGTGTTCCCCTTCATATTCCTCTACTCGTTTGGGGTAATCATAGCCAGGAAAAAGTTCAGCGAGCTGAAGGAGATACTCACCGGCGGGGCCAGGCTCACAGTTGAGGTTGCGCTCTGGATAACCGCGGCACTGGGGCTGCAGATAGTCCTCTACGACACGACTGGAACCGTGTTCGGTGGTCTTCTTGGATGGGCCTTCACGTTCATTGTAGTGGTGGCACTTGGAAGGGCCAGGAAGTTCGGTGATGCATTTGGACTTCTCGTGCTCGGTTACCTGCTTTACCTCGACCCCAGAATGGCTCTCTGGATATTCGCCAGGCTGCTCGCGGTGATATACCTCTTCAAGGTCTTCTTCTCGACCGTCAAGTTCATGCGCACCGAGGTTCTCATGGAGGAGGTGCCCGTTGAAGAGCTTGAGGAATGGGACATCCTCGGCGAGACGATATTCGAGAAGAACGGCCAGATAGGGAGGGACAGAACCGATGCCTTTGTCCGCCTGAAGATCTCCCTCCTGACGGCCAACCTCGAAGTCCTGAGGCCAGACTACGGCAGGGTCATAGCGTCCCCCACCGCAGAAGGGCTAAAGAAGGAGCAGATCGAGGAACTCAAGCGCCTTGTTGAGGAGGGGAAGCTTGAGAACCGCTTTTTGAGGAAGAAGGCTATGCCCTTTGCCCCTGCGCTCTTCATCGGCTTCCTAATAGCATACTTCTGGGGCGACATCTTCTGGTGGATACAGCTCAAAATAGCCGGCCTCTGA
- a CDS encoding class III signal peptide-containing protein, with the protein MKRNAQGAIEYLFMLAAVLVLVLMAARVVLNGTKNLNEAISNYTTQVRKQILEDL; encoded by the coding sequence ATGAAAAGAAACGCCCAGGGCGCGATAGAGTACCTCTTTATGCTGGCCGCGGTGCTTGTGCTTGTGCTTATGGCAGCGAGAGTGGTGCTCAACGGCACGAAGAACCTCAACGAGGCCATTTCAAACTACACGACCCAGGTTAGGAAGCAAATTCTTGAGGATCTCTAG
- a CDS encoding ASCH domain-containing protein, which translates to MKVYRLYVKDEYLEMIKSGEKRIEVRVAYPQLRNIKPGDKILFNNEVPAVVTGVKRYETFRQVLREEPIKKIFPDEPSFERAVKRFHNMYPKWKENRYGVMAIKFKLVGEG; encoded by the coding sequence ATGAAGGTCTACAGGCTGTACGTGAAAGACGAGTACCTCGAGATGATAAAGTCCGGGGAAAAGAGGATAGAGGTCAGGGTAGCTTACCCCCAGCTGAGGAACATAAAGCCCGGCGACAAGATACTCTTTAACAACGAGGTTCCGGCAGTTGTTACTGGTGTCAAACGCTACGAGACGTTCAGGCAGGTTCTGCGCGAGGAGCCAATTAAGAAGATCTTCCCCGACGAGCCGAGCTTTGAGAGGGCCGTGAAGAGGTTCCACAACATGTATCCCAAATGGAAGGAGAACAGGTATGGGGTCATGGCCATAAAGTTCAAGCTCGTCGGTGAGGGATGA
- a CDS encoding ASCH domain-containing protein, producing MRHLEFDGRYKDAILSGKKRATVRLGKRPNLTPGDVVLIHSGGYAIGRAVIERVDSKTVGELTDEDAFLDGFSSREELIEALKEHYRHVTDDSKAHVVVFRLVEKFDKPVTSSDYAYEGNLPIEIAEMALKHLDLPEEDRKLLELFLKSGSLRKAAYKLGGLNKRYLIRDALKRAYEELKKKGLMGPRL from the coding sequence ATGAGGCATCTTGAGTTTGACGGACGGTACAAAGATGCCATCCTGAGCGGAAAAAAGCGGGCGACGGTACGGCTCGGCAAGAGGCCAAACCTGACACCGGGAGACGTAGTTTTGATACACTCCGGTGGCTATGCCATAGGGCGGGCGGTAATCGAGCGAGTTGATAGCAAAACCGTTGGGGAGCTTACCGATGAGGACGCGTTTCTTGATGGGTTCTCAAGCAGGGAGGAGCTGATTGAGGCTCTGAAAGAGCACTACCGTCACGTTACAGATGACTCAAAGGCCCACGTGGTCGTTTTCAGGCTCGTTGAAAAGTTCGATAAACCCGTCACCTCTTCCGACTATGCCTACGAGGGGAACCTGCCAATTGAGATAGCGGAGATGGCCCTCAAGCACCTTGACCTCCCCGAGGAGGATAGAAAGCTACTTGAGCTCTTTCTGAAGTCTGGGAGCCTTAGGAAGGCCGCCTATAAGCTTGGGGGTCTGAACAAGAGATACTTAATACGGGACGCCCTGAAAAGGGCCTACGAGGAGTTGAAAAAGAAAGGGCTCATGGGGCCGAGACTTTGA
- a CDS encoding TIGR02253 family HAD-type hydrolase, which translates to MLKAVFFDFVGTLITKEGENVTHQHIVEEVLKKAGRDDLDVIRIWEEYEAESSALFKELAGKPYVRIRDVDTRAIETVAQRYDFTVPEDFWEVSIAMHERYGRLFDDAVETIRALKELGLHVGIITDSDNDYIEAHLKALGIYDLFDSITTSEDAGFYKPHPRPFELALQKAGVRPEEAVYVGDNPAKDCVGAKNVGMFSVLLDPSGAKRELWVNCDFVVSRLSEVVDIVKGLQED; encoded by the coding sequence ATGCTGAAGGCCGTGTTCTTTGACTTCGTGGGCACGCTCATAACGAAGGAGGGCGAGAACGTCACCCACCAGCATATAGTCGAGGAGGTTCTCAAGAAGGCAGGCAGGGATGACCTCGATGTTATCAGAATCTGGGAGGAGTACGAGGCTGAGAGCTCTGCCCTCTTTAAGGAGCTCGCAGGAAAGCCTTACGTCAGAATAAGGGACGTTGACACAAGGGCAATTGAAACTGTCGCCCAGCGTTACGACTTCACCGTTCCAGAGGACTTCTGGGAGGTAAGCATAGCCATGCACGAGCGCTATGGAAGGCTCTTCGACGATGCCGTCGAAACGATCAGGGCCCTCAAAGAACTCGGCCTCCACGTTGGAATAATCACGGATTCCGACAACGATTACATCGAGGCCCATCTGAAGGCCCTCGGTATTTACGACCTCTTCGATTCAATAACTACCAGTGAGGATGCGGGTTTTTACAAGCCACACCCTAGACCCTTCGAGCTGGCTCTTCAGAAGGCGGGCGTTAGGCCAGAAGAGGCAGTATACGTCGGCGACAACCCGGCTAAAGACTGCGTTGGGGCCAAGAACGTTGGTATGTTCAGCGTCCTCCTCGATCCGAGCGGAGCCAAGCGCGAGCTCTGGGTGAACTGCGACTTCGTGGTCTCACGGCTGAGCGAGGTAGTTGATATCGTGAAGGGCCTACAGGAGGATTGA
- the pgsA gene encoding archaetidylinositol phosphate synthase has translation MALNRYRPAVKGYLEAIVRPLAKTGLSPNHLTVIGLLISLAGAYLFYRGEQFTAALVLLFGSLVDALDGTLARLTGKTSRFGAFLDSTFDRISDGAVLFGIALGNLVDWKVAFITFMGSYLVSYERCRAELAGSGTLAVGIAERAERLLILIITALFGHVDYGVYIVAVLAWITVFQRMWAAYQRLR, from the coding sequence ATGGCCCTGAACAGATACCGCCCGGCGGTCAAAGGCTACCTTGAGGCAATAGTGCGGCCATTGGCAAAGACCGGACTGAGTCCAAACCACCTGACGGTCATCGGACTTCTGATAAGCCTCGCCGGTGCCTACCTCTTCTACCGCGGCGAACAGTTTACCGCCGCCTTGGTACTCCTCTTCGGCTCTCTCGTGGATGCCCTCGACGGAACGCTCGCCAGGCTGACTGGGAAGACAAGCCGCTTTGGCGCCTTTCTCGACTCCACCTTCGATAGAATAAGCGACGGGGCTGTACTGTTTGGGATAGCCCTCGGTAACCTGGTAGACTGGAAGGTGGCGTTTATAACCTTCATGGGGAGCTACCTCGTCAGCTACGAACGCTGCCGAGCGGAGCTGGCCGGCTCAGGAACCTTGGCGGTAGGAATAGCCGAAAGGGCTGAGAGACTTCTCATCCTGATAATCACCGCACTCTTTGGCCACGTTGATTACGGTGTTTACATCGTTGCCGTGCTCGCTTGGATAACCGTCTTCCAGAGGATGTGGGCTGCTTACCAGAGGCTGAGGTGA
- a CDS encoding tRNA (cytidine(56)-2'-O)-methyltransferase: MIVVLRLGHRPERDKRITTHVALTARAFGADKIIIAAEVDEHVKESVEDVVKRWGGPFEITFNPSWKRIMREWKETGGIIAHLTMYGIHIDDAVPKIKEELKSGRDIMVVVGAEKVPKEVYEMANYNVAVGNQPHSEVAALAVFLDRLLDGEGLRKEFKNARLKIIPQEKGKKVVELEEE; encoded by the coding sequence ATGATTGTAGTGCTTCGCCTTGGACACAGGCCGGAGAGAGACAAAAGAATAACGACACACGTAGCCTTGACTGCGAGGGCCTTCGGCGCGGATAAAATAATAATCGCGGCAGAGGTTGACGAGCACGTGAAGGAGAGCGTTGAGGACGTGGTTAAGCGATGGGGCGGTCCCTTTGAAATAACCTTCAATCCGAGCTGGAAAAGGATAATGCGCGAGTGGAAAGAGACGGGCGGAATAATAGCCCACCTGACCATGTACGGCATTCACATCGACGATGCGGTTCCAAAGATTAAGGAAGAGCTGAAATCGGGAAGGGACATCATGGTGGTCGTTGGAGCGGAAAAGGTGCCAAAAGAAGTTTACGAGATGGCCAACTACAACGTGGCCGTCGGAAACCAGCCCCACAGCGAGGTTGCCGCTTTAGCGGTCTTTCTCGACAGGCTGCTCGATGGTGAAGGACTCAGAAAGGAGTTCAAGAACGCCAGGCTCAAGATAATCCCGCAGGAGAAAGGCAAGAAGGTCGTCGAGCTAGAGGAGGAATGA